Proteins found in one Mesorhizobium sp. CAU 1732 genomic segment:
- a CDS encoding molybdenum cofactor biosynthesis protein MoaE yields MSATVVPDIRIQADDFDLTTEIARLTRGRSDIGAVVTFSGLCRDEGGALAALELEHYPGMAEAEIARIAAEALNRWPLDGLCAIHRFGKIKPGENIVLVIAASAHRHAAFEAASFMMDFLKTRAPFWKREHPIDGSPGGWVEAKEADDDASSRWSGFTGR; encoded by the coding sequence ATGTCGGCAACGGTCGTTCCTGACATCCGGATACAGGCGGACGATTTCGATCTCACGACCGAAATTGCGCGGCTCACGCGCGGCCGCAGCGATATCGGTGCCGTGGTGACGTTTTCCGGGCTCTGCCGGGACGAAGGGGGCGCGCTGGCGGCCCTCGAACTCGAACACTATCCGGGTATGGCGGAGGCCGAAATCGCGCGCATCGCCGCCGAAGCCCTCAATCGCTGGCCGCTCGACGGGCTTTGCGCCATCCACCGTTTCGGCAAGATCAAGCCGGGTGAAAACATCGTGCTCGTCATCGCGGCGTCCGCGCACAGGCATGCCGCCTTCGAAGCAGCGTCCTTCATGATGGACTTTCTCAAGACGCGCGCGCCCTTCTGGAAGCGCGAGCATCCTATCGATGGGTCGCCCGGCGGCTGGGTCGAGGCCAAGGAGGCCGACGACGATGCCAGTTCCCGCTGGAGCGGCTTCACGGGCCGTTAA
- the moaD gene encoding molybdopterin converting factor subunit 1, whose amino-acid sequence MKLRYFAWVRERIGKAEEDVDLPAEIVSVRDLLDWLKARDDGYAQALRYPEAIRVAINQEHVNHKEPIAGAREIALFPPMTGG is encoded by the coding sequence ATGAAGCTGCGCTATTTCGCATGGGTACGGGAACGGATCGGCAAGGCGGAGGAAGATGTCGATCTTCCCGCCGAAATCGTCTCCGTTCGCGACCTGCTCGACTGGCTCAAGGCTAGGGATGACGGCTATGCGCAGGCGCTACGCTATCCCGAAGCCATTCGCGTAGCGATCAACCAGGAGCACGTCAACCACAAGGAACCGATCGCGGGCGCGCGCGAGATCGCTCTGTTCCCTCCCATGACCGGCGGCTGA
- the pgsA gene encoding CDP-diacylglycerol--glycerol-3-phosphate 3-phosphatidyltransferase: MSRRAFNIPNMLTYARILAVPLVVLCFFLEGRLQSSDPARWAAVTIFVIASLTDFLDGYLARIWKQTSNIGKMLDPIADKLLVSSVLLLMAADGTIAGWTLWAAIIILCREILVSGLREYLAALKVSVPVTQLAKWKTTIQLVSIGFLLAGPAGDKILPYTTEIGITLLWISAIVTLYTGYDYFRAGLKHIIDE, encoded by the coding sequence ATGTCCAGACGCGCATTCAACATTCCGAACATGCTGACCTACGCACGCATTCTTGCAGTGCCGCTGGTCGTGCTGTGTTTTTTTCTCGAGGGTCGCCTGCAGTCGAGTGATCCGGCACGCTGGGCCGCAGTGACGATTTTCGTCATCGCAAGCCTCACCGATTTTCTCGACGGATACCTCGCGCGCATCTGGAAGCAGACGTCGAACATCGGAAAGATGCTCGATCCGATCGCGGACAAACTGCTCGTCTCCTCCGTGCTGCTTTTGATGGCTGCCGACGGCACCATTGCCGGTTGGACGCTGTGGGCCGCCATCATCATCCTGTGCCGCGAAATCCTGGTTTCGGGCCTGCGCGAATACCTCGCAGCGCTGAAGGTGTCGGTTCCGGTCACGCAACTCGCCAAGTGGAAAACGACGATACAGCTCGTTTCCATCGGGTTCCTTCTCGCCGGCCCTGCGGGCGACAAGATCCTGCCCTACACGACCGAGATCGGCATCACGCTTCTGTGGATTTCCGCGATCGTGACCCTTTATACCGGATACGATTATTTCCGGGCTGGCCTGAAGCACATCATCGACGAGTAG
- the uvrC gene encoding excinuclease ABC subunit UvrC → MKPPIPTRSLGGAAADAASDDVAGYMPDVQDVDDDESDLSETAEPSNTTAARDLGIEWDGLKGDIEGKTGIDVIQTLVKRLPNAPGVYRMINAGGDVLYVGKARSLKKRVTNYAQGREHTNRIGRMVRETATMEFVVTRTETEALLLEANLIKRLRPRFNVLMRDDKSFPYILITGDHAAPGIFKHRGARSRKGDYFGPFASAGAVDRTINSLQRAFLLRSCTDSVFESRTRPCLLFQIKRCSGPCTGEIDAEGYAELVSEAKDFLSGRSGRVKSEISAAMQEASATLDFERAAIYRDRLAALSHVQSHQGINSQSVDEADIFAIHNEGGQNCIEVFFFRTGQNWGNRAYFPKADPSIEPAEVLGAFLAQFYDDKPVPRTILLSHAVEDQALLTEALAIRAGHKVTISVPQRGEKKSLADNALQNAREALGRRLAETSSQARLLAGLAETFGLEKTPRRIEVYDNSHIMGTNAVGAMIVAGPEGFVKNQYRKFNIRSTDITPGDDFGMMREVMERRFSRLLKEHGTPAAFSDQAAQAESAVQESEDDTFPAWPDLILIDGGQGQMSAVRKMLGELGIADKVTAIGVAKGIDRDAGRERFFVLGREPFMLPMRDPVLYFVQRMRDEAHRFAIGSHRARRKKEMIRNPLDEIAGIGPGRKRALLHHFGTAKAVSRAAVQDLMVVDGISERVAKLIHGHFHEKG, encoded by the coding sequence ATGAAGCCCCCCATCCCTACCCGCAGTCTAGGCGGCGCGGCCGCCGACGCAGCCAGCGACGACGTTGCAGGCTATATGCCGGACGTCCAGGACGTCGACGACGACGAGTCCGACCTGTCCGAGACCGCGGAGCCTTCGAACACCACTGCCGCCCGCGATCTCGGCATCGAGTGGGACGGCTTGAAGGGTGACATCGAGGGCAAGACCGGAATCGACGTGATCCAGACGCTCGTGAAGCGGCTGCCCAACGCGCCCGGCGTCTACCGCATGATCAATGCAGGCGGAGACGTTCTGTATGTCGGCAAGGCGCGCAGTCTCAAGAAGCGCGTCACCAATTATGCGCAGGGCCGGGAGCACACGAATCGTATCGGGCGGATGGTTCGCGAAACCGCGACGATGGAATTCGTCGTCACGCGCACGGAAACCGAAGCGCTGCTGCTGGAAGCGAATCTCATCAAGAGGTTACGCCCGCGCTTTAACGTTCTCATGCGGGACGACAAATCGTTTCCGTATATCCTGATTACCGGCGATCACGCGGCACCGGGCATCTTCAAGCATCGTGGGGCACGCTCGCGGAAGGGCGATTATTTCGGGCCCTTCGCGTCGGCGGGTGCGGTCGATCGCACGATCAACTCGCTGCAACGTGCCTTCCTGCTGCGATCCTGCACCGATTCGGTGTTCGAGAGCAGAACCCGGCCGTGCCTGCTGTTTCAGATCAAGCGCTGCTCCGGCCCCTGCACCGGCGAGATCGATGCCGAGGGCTACGCCGAACTCGTATCGGAGGCGAAGGATTTCCTGTCCGGTCGGTCCGGGCGCGTGAAATCCGAAATCTCGGCCGCCATGCAGGAGGCGTCCGCGACCCTCGATTTCGAGCGTGCCGCGATCTATCGTGATCGCCTCGCCGCGCTCAGCCACGTCCAGAGCCATCAGGGCATCAACTCGCAATCGGTGGACGAAGCGGACATCTTCGCAATTCACAACGAAGGCGGACAGAACTGCATCGAGGTGTTCTTCTTCCGCACCGGGCAGAACTGGGGCAACCGCGCCTATTTCCCGAAGGCCGATCCGTCGATCGAGCCGGCGGAAGTGCTGGGTGCATTTCTGGCCCAGTTCTACGACGACAAGCCCGTGCCGCGGACGATTCTGCTGTCCCATGCCGTCGAGGACCAGGCTCTGCTCACCGAGGCACTCGCCATACGGGCGGGGCACAAGGTGACCATCAGCGTGCCGCAGCGCGGTGAGAAGAAGTCGCTGGCCGACAACGCGCTGCAGAATGCCCGCGAAGCGTTGGGACGCCGGCTGGCCGAAACCTCGTCGCAAGCTCGCCTGCTTGCCGGTCTGGCCGAGACTTTCGGTCTGGAAAAGACGCCCCGGCGCATCGAGGTCTACGACAACTCGCACATCATGGGCACGAACGCCGTCGGCGCGATGATCGTCGCCGGGCCGGAAGGGTTCGTGAAGAACCAGTATCGCAAGTTCAATATCCGCTCGACGGACATCACGCCGGGCGACGATTTCGGCATGATGCGCGAGGTGATGGAGCGGCGCTTCTCACGCCTCCTCAAAGAGCACGGCACACCGGCAGCGTTTTCCGATCAGGCCGCGCAGGCCGAAAGCGCTGTGCAAGAGAGCGAAGACGACACCTTTCCTGCATGGCCGGACCTCATCCTCATCGATGGCGGTCAGGGCCAGATGTCCGCCGTGCGCAAGATGCTGGGTGAGCTCGGCATTGCCGACAAGGTGACCGCGATCGGCGTCGCGAAGGGTATCGACCGCGACGCCGGCCGCGAGCGGTTCTTCGTGCTTGGCCGCGAGCCGTTCATGCTGCCGATGCGGGATCCTGTCCTCTACTTCGTCCAGCGCATGCGCGACGAGGCGCACCGGTTCGCGATCGGCTCGCACCGGGCGCGGCGCAAGAAGGAGATGATCCGCAATCCGCTCGACGAGATCGCGGGCATCGGCCCCGGGCGCAAGCGGGCGCTGCTCCACCATTTCGGTACCGCCAAGGCGGTGAGTCGCGCGGCAGTCCAGGATTTGATGGTCGTCGACGGCATTTCGGAGCGCGTCGCCAAGCTGATTCACGGGCATTTCCATGAAAAGGGCTAA
- a CDS encoding SDR family oxidoreductase: MVSTIPTALITGGAQRVGAAITRDLAANGFAVAIHCNTSRTEADALAEEIAAAGGIAHVVQGDLTDPEARGAIVQAVQQVLGPVQLLVNNASVFDDDSAQDFDWATWDRHFDVHLKAPVLLTQQVAANLPAGRDGLVVNMIDQRVWRLTPGFFSYTLSKSALWTATQTMAQAFAPRLRVNAIGPGPTLKNERQDEVDFQEQLDAVLLKRGPDLSEFGTTIRYLWGARSVTGQMIALDGGQHLAWQTPDVYGVAE; encoded by the coding sequence ATGGTTTCCACGATCCCCACTGCCCTGATCACCGGTGGCGCCCAGCGTGTCGGCGCCGCGATAACGCGCGACCTCGCGGCGAACGGCTTTGCGGTTGCCATCCATTGCAACACGTCACGCACCGAAGCCGACGCGCTCGCCGAGGAGATTGCGGCAGCCGGCGGAATCGCTCACGTCGTTCAAGGCGATTTGACGGACCCTGAAGCGCGTGGAGCCATTGTCCAGGCCGTGCAGCAGGTCCTTGGTCCGGTTCAACTGTTGGTCAACAACGCCTCGGTGTTCGACGACGATTCGGCGCAGGATTTCGACTGGGCGACCTGGGACCGGCATTTCGACGTCCATCTGAAGGCACCTGTCTTGCTGACGCAACAGGTCGCCGCAAACCTGCCGGCCGGCCGGGATGGGCTTGTCGTCAACATGATCGACCAGCGCGTCTGGCGACTCACGCCCGGCTTCTTCTCCTATACGCTGTCCAAATCCGCGCTCTGGACCGCGACACAAACCATGGCGCAGGCTTTTGCGCCCCGTCTGCGCGTCAATGCGATCGGGCCGGGTCCGACATTGAAGAACGAGCGTCAGGATGAGGTCGATTTCCAGGAACAACTGGATGCGGTGTTGCTCAAGCGCGGGCCGGACCTTTCCGAATTCGGAACGACCATCCGCTATCTTTGGGGAGCGCGGTCGGTCACGGGTCAGATGATCGCACTCGACGGTGGCCAGCACCTTGCCTGGCAGACGCCCGACGTCTACGGGGTTGCCGAATGA
- a CDS encoding outer membrane protein, producing MNKRFALSAVAGLSIAAAAAFPAFAADVVYEEPPMPAAPMEVAPVASWAGPYAGIQLGYGFNGEVDGAGNTIDTDGFMGGAFGGFNMQNGQFVYGVEADVNYSDVDGGNAGIAARSRIDGSLRGRAGVAINDDVLIYGTAGVAAERLRVSAPDVVGSPSDTNMMIGYTVGAGTDVKLTEQVFARGEYRYTDFGNQEFELPGVGTADFDSSNHRVMLGVGIKF from the coding sequence ATGAACAAGAGATTCGCCCTGTCGGCTGTTGCTGGCCTGAGCATTGCGGCCGCGGCTGCATTCCCCGCTTTCGCAGCTGACGTTGTTTACGAAGAGCCGCCGATGCCGGCAGCTCCGATGGAAGTCGCGCCTGTGGCTTCATGGGCTGGCCCATACGCTGGTATCCAGCTCGGCTACGGCTTCAACGGCGAAGTTGACGGCGCTGGCAACACCATCGACACCGATGGCTTCATGGGTGGCGCGTTCGGTGGTTTCAACATGCAGAACGGCCAGTTCGTGTACGGTGTCGAAGCCGACGTGAACTACTCGGACGTCGACGGCGGTAACGCCGGCATCGCGGCTCGTTCGCGTATCGACGGCTCGCTCCGCGGTCGTGCAGGTGTTGCCATCAACGACGACGTTCTGATCTACGGCACCGCCGGTGTTGCAGCTGAGCGTCTTCGCGTCAGCGCACCTGACGTTGTCGGCAGCCCTTCGGACACCAACATGATGATTGGTTACACCGTTGGTGCCGGTACGGACGTGAAGCTCACCGAGCAGGTCTTCGCTCGTGGCGAGTATCGCTACACCGATTTCGGCAACCAGGAATTCGAACTCCCGGGTGTCGGTACGGCTGATTTCGACTCGAGCAACCACCGCGTTATGCTCGGCGTCGGTATCAAGTTCTAA
- a CDS encoding glutathione S-transferase family protein, whose amino-acid sequence MPTILYSPASPYSAKVRMAAQYSGIEVESKIVKTDDAPVELVSANPLGKIPVMIADTGESVFDSRAITQYLNRLSGGALYPRNAEKRLEAERLEALADGLCDCLLAHVYERRMRPEDKIYQGWLDKQWDKSVRALDHLNTNVPKLTKRATGGQIALRAALGYLSLRFEGKWERGRAKLVRWAKRFDERFPELVALLPKG is encoded by the coding sequence ATGCCCACCATCCTCTATTCCCCCGCCTCACCCTACAGCGCGAAGGTCAGGATGGCCGCGCAGTACTCAGGCATCGAGGTCGAGAGCAAGATTGTCAAAACCGACGATGCGCCGGTGGAGCTTGTTTCAGCCAACCCGCTCGGCAAGATTCCGGTGATGATTGCCGATACGGGGGAGAGCGTCTTCGACAGCCGCGCCATTACCCAGTATCTCAACCGCCTTTCCGGTGGCGCGCTCTATCCGCGCAACGCAGAAAAGCGCCTTGAGGCCGAGCGACTGGAGGCCCTGGCCGACGGGCTGTGCGATTGCCTGCTCGCTCATGTCTATGAGCGGCGCATGCGACCGGAGGACAAGATTTATCAGGGCTGGCTCGACAAGCAGTGGGACAAGTCCGTCCGCGCGCTCGACCATCTCAACACCAACGTTCCGAAGCTCACGAAGCGGGCGACAGGCGGCCAGATCGCGCTCAGGGCAGCGCTTGGTTATCTCTCCCTGCGCTTCGAGGGCAAGTGGGAGCGTGGGCGCGCGAAACTCGTGCGCTGGGCGAAACGCTTCGACGAGCGTTTTCCCGAACTGGTCGCTCTGCTTCCCAAAGGCTGA
- a CDS encoding ribonuclease → MADAAASCAEHPIATRPHSLIAIAAAILLAGCEQDTQAQTSQSRSLQDASFDFFVLSLSWSPSYCEIEGADANRQQCNSGRRHGFVVHGLWPQFERGWPEFCDSGEPERVPNELVSKTIDIMPSAGLIGHQWRKHGSCSGMSQADYFVVVRDAWNQVTIPDRFRNTRSDMTIDPDDVEAAFLEANPGLPSDGFATSCSGRYVSEVRICLDKALDFRSCEEVDRRACSIDDAAMPAPAR, encoded by the coding sequence ATGGCGGACGCTGCCGCGTCGTGCGCTGAGCATCCGATCGCGACCCGACCCCATAGCCTCATAGCGATCGCCGCAGCGATCCTGCTTGCCGGTTGCGAGCAGGACACGCAGGCGCAGACCTCGCAATCACGCTCTCTTCAGGACGCCAGCTTCGACTTCTTCGTGCTGTCGCTCTCATGGTCACCGAGCTACTGCGAAATCGAGGGCGCCGACGCAAACCGCCAGCAATGCAACAGCGGACGCCGCCACGGCTTCGTCGTGCATGGACTGTGGCCGCAATTCGAACGGGGCTGGCCGGAATTCTGCGACAGCGGTGAACCGGAGCGGGTTCCGAATGAACTCGTCTCAAAAACCATCGATATCATGCCATCGGCGGGTCTGATCGGCCATCAATGGCGCAAGCACGGTAGTTGTTCGGGCATGAGCCAGGCCGACTATTTCGTGGTCGTGCGTGACGCTTGGAACCAGGTGACCATTCCCGATCGCTTTCGCAACACGCGCAGCGATATGACGATCGATCCGGACGATGTCGAGGCCGCGTTCCTCGAAGCCAATCCCGGCCTACCGTCGGATGGTTTCGCGACGTCGTGCAGTGGACGATACGTCAGCGAAGTTCGTATCTGCCTCGACAAGGCGCTCGACTTCCGGTCATGCGAAGAAGTCGACCGGCGCGCATGCAGCATCGATGACGCCGCCATGCCCGCCCCCGCACGTTGA
- a CDS encoding 23S rRNA (adenine(2030)-N(6))-methyltransferase RlmJ, which yields MNYRHSYHAGNFADVVKHIVLTRILDYLKKKPGAFRVIDTHGGIGLYDLSSQEAQKTGEWRSGIAKLLEASLPAEAQALVAPYLDIVRAFNVGHPFRFYPGSPVITREMLRGADRLTAIELHPADAFALKTRFAGDWKVRVIELDGWLALGAHVPPKEKRGLVLVDPPFEVEGEFGRLVDGLVKAHKRWPGGTYALWYPIKNHRAVEDFRRALKETAIPKMLDIVFETRQPSAEPRFDGSGMIVVNPPYVLEAEMKTLLPALTQVLAEDKSALATTRWITTND from the coding sequence ATGAACTATCGCCACAGCTATCATGCCGGCAATTTCGCCGACGTCGTGAAGCACATCGTGCTGACGCGTATTCTCGATTATCTGAAGAAGAAGCCCGGCGCGTTCCGCGTGATCGACACCCATGGCGGCATCGGCCTCTACGATCTTTCGTCGCAGGAAGCGCAGAAAACGGGCGAATGGCGAAGCGGGATCGCAAAGCTCCTCGAGGCGTCGCTGCCGGCCGAAGCGCAGGCGCTTGTCGCGCCCTATCTCGACATCGTCCGCGCCTTCAATGTCGGCCACCCATTCCGGTTCTATCCGGGCTCTCCCGTCATCACCAGGGAGATGCTGCGCGGTGCCGACCGTCTGACGGCGATCGAGCTTCATCCGGCGGACGCGTTTGCGCTGAAGACGCGGTTCGCGGGTGATTGGAAGGTGCGCGTCATCGAACTCGACGGCTGGCTGGCGCTTGGCGCCCATGTGCCGCCCAAGGAAAAGCGCGGGCTCGTTCTGGTCGATCCACCCTTCGAGGTGGAAGGCGAGTTCGGGCGGCTGGTCGATGGTCTCGTGAAGGCGCACAAGCGCTGGCCGGGCGGCACCTACGCGCTCTGGTATCCGATCAAGAACCATCGGGCAGTGGAGGACTTTCGCCGGGCTCTCAAGGAAACGGCCATCCCCAAGATGCTCGACATCGTGTTCGAGACGCGGCAACCCTCCGCGGAACCGCGTTTCGACGGGTCGGGCATGATCGTGGTCAATCCGCCCTACGTGCTGGAAGCCGAAATGAAGACGCTGCTGCCTGCCCTGACGCAGGTGCTTGCGGAGGACAAATCCGCGCTCGCAACAACCAGATGGATCACCACGAACGACTGA
- a CDS encoding molybdopterin oxidoreductase family protein has protein sequence MNQHAKIRIGHSACPHDCPSTCALDVELLDDRTIGRVHGAKDNSYTAGVICAKVARYAERVHHPDRLLKPLVRAGAKGEGDWKEASWEAALDLVAEKFLKAEEKHGSEAIWPYFYAGTMGLVQRDGIERLRHAKKYSGFFGSICTNLAWTGWMMGTGSLRGADPREIAKSDCVVIWGTNAVVTQVNVMTHAIRARKERGAKIVVIDIYDNATVKQADMGLVLKPGTDGALACAVMHVLFREGLADWPYLEQYTDDPNGLEAHLRDKTPQWASTITGLSVAEIETFARLIGTTKKTFFRLGYGFSRQRNGSVNMHAALSVAAVTGCWQYEGGGAFHSNSGILKFDTELLEGTRLRDPSIRHLDHSRIGPVLMGHEDALYGGPPVTALLVQNTNPVNVAPEQRLVTQGFLRDDLFACVHEQFMTDTAKLADVVLPATMFLEHDDIYKGGGNQHVTLGPKLIDAPEGPRTNHFVIEELAKRLGVADRPGFGMTEREHIDILLDKKGLGTFDSFREERWADLQPAFRDAHFLDGFGHRDGKFRFRPDWTGQAAPNRPPQSMGIFGPHALLPEFPDHVELIEVADEMHPFRLATSPARNFLNSSFTETPSSLKREGRPELLIHPEDAASVGLGDGDRVEVGNERGEVVLHAKLFDGIKRGVIIAEGIWPNSAHERGEGINVLTGSDAPAPYGGAAVHDNKVWVRPA, from the coding sequence ATGAACCAGCACGCCAAAATCCGCATCGGCCATTCGGCCTGCCCGCATGATTGCCCATCGACCTGCGCGCTCGATGTCGAACTGCTCGACGACCGCACGATCGGCCGCGTCCATGGCGCCAAGGACAACAGCTACACAGCGGGCGTCATCTGCGCCAAGGTGGCCCGCTACGCCGAGCGCGTTCACCATCCCGACCGCCTCCTGAAGCCGCTCGTCCGCGCCGGAGCGAAAGGCGAGGGCGACTGGAAGGAAGCAAGCTGGGAAGCCGCGCTCGACCTGGTCGCCGAGAAATTCCTGAAGGCCGAGGAGAAGCACGGCTCGGAAGCCATCTGGCCCTATTTCTACGCCGGTACGATGGGGCTGGTGCAGCGCGACGGCATCGAGCGGCTTCGCCATGCCAAGAAATATTCCGGCTTCTTCGGCTCCATCTGCACCAATCTCGCCTGGACCGGCTGGATGATGGGCACGGGCTCGCTGCGCGGCGCCGACCCGCGCGAGATCGCGAAATCCGATTGCGTCGTGATCTGGGGCACCAACGCGGTCGTGACGCAGGTCAACGTGATGACCCATGCGATACGCGCGCGAAAGGAACGCGGCGCGAAGATCGTCGTCATCGACATTTACGACAACGCCACCGTGAAACAGGCCGACATGGGGCTGGTTCTGAAACCCGGAACCGACGGCGCACTGGCCTGTGCGGTCATGCATGTGCTCTTCAGGGAGGGGCTGGCTGACTGGCCCTACCTCGAACAATACACAGACGACCCCAACGGTCTTGAGGCCCATCTGCGCGACAAGACCCCGCAATGGGCATCCACGATCACCGGACTGTCGGTTGCGGAAATCGAGACTTTCGCACGCCTGATCGGCACGACGAAGAAGACGTTCTTCCGGCTCGGTTACGGCTTTTCGCGCCAGCGCAACGGCTCGGTCAACATGCATGCGGCCCTGTCGGTCGCGGCGGTGACAGGCTGCTGGCAGTATGAAGGCGGCGGTGCCTTCCATTCCAATTCGGGCATCCTCAAGTTCGACACCGAGTTGTTGGAAGGGACACGTCTGCGAGATCCCTCGATCCGCCACCTCGATCACTCGCGAATCGGACCTGTCTTGATGGGGCACGAGGACGCGCTTTATGGCGGGCCGCCGGTGACGGCGCTGCTGGTCCAGAACACAAATCCGGTCAACGTCGCGCCGGAGCAGCGGCTGGTGACGCAAGGGTTTCTGCGCGACGACCTCTTCGCCTGCGTGCACGAGCAATTCATGACCGACACAGCGAAGCTTGCCGACGTGGTGCTGCCGGCGACGATGTTCCTGGAGCACGACGACATCTACAAGGGCGGCGGAAACCAGCACGTCACGCTCGGTCCCAAGCTGATCGATGCGCCAGAAGGCCCGCGAACCAACCACTTCGTCATCGAGGAACTGGCGAAGCGGCTTGGCGTGGCCGACAGGCCGGGCTTCGGCATGACCGAGCGCGAGCACATCGACATCTTGCTGGACAAGAAGGGTCTCGGCACCTTCGACAGCTTCAGGGAAGAGCGCTGGGCCGATCTGCAACCCGCCTTTCGCGACGCGCATTTCCTCGACGGCTTCGGCCACCGGGACGGCAAGTTCCGCTTCCGTCCCGACTGGACGGGTCAGGCTGCGCCCAACCGGCCCCCGCAAAGCATGGGTATATTCGGTCCGCACGCGCTTCTGCCCGAATTCCCGGATCATGTCGAACTGATCGAAGTGGCAGACGAGATGCACCCGTTCAGGCTTGCCACATCGCCGGCGCGCAACTTCCTCAATTCGTCGTTCACCGAGACGCCAAGCTCGCTCAAGCGAGAGGGGCGGCCCGAACTGCTGATTCACCCGGAGGATGCAGCGTCCGTCGGTCTCGGCGACGGCGATCGGGTCGAGGTGGGCAACGAACGCGGCGAAGTCGTCCTGCATGCCAAGCTGTTCGACGGCATCAAGCGCGGCGTGATCATCGCGGAAGGCATCTGGCCGAATTCCGCCCATGAGCGCGGCGAAGGCATCAACGTGCTGACCGGCTCGGATGCGCCTGCGCCCTATGGTGGCGCGGCCGTTCACGACAACAAGGTCTGGGTGCGGCCGGCTTAG
- a CDS encoding histidine phosphatase family protein, with product MDKTLLLLRHAKSSWDDKSLADFDRPLSSRGRKAAPAIGAEMARRGWFPNMAIVSPARRTRETWDLVRGEISGNVIVNYDASIYEADADVILDVIRATPEQVGTLLVVGHNPGMEDLAGIIAGATSDVSARASLSEKFPTGGLARFSIHAGWHELHGDSATLTDFITPRSVIHRG from the coding sequence ATGGACAAGACGCTTCTCCTACTGCGCCACGCCAAATCGAGTTGGGACGACAAAAGCCTCGCCGATTTCGATCGGCCGCTTTCGTCGCGCGGACGCAAGGCAGCCCCTGCGATCGGTGCCGAGATGGCTCGACGCGGCTGGTTTCCCAACATGGCTATCGTGTCCCCCGCCCGGCGCACACGCGAAACCTGGGATCTTGTGCGAGGCGAGATCAGCGGCAATGTCATCGTCAACTACGACGCATCGATCTACGAAGCAGACGCGGATGTCATTCTCGACGTGATACGCGCGACGCCCGAACAGGTCGGCACGCTGCTGGTGGTCGGGCACAATCCCGGCATGGAAGATTTGGCGGGCATCATCGCCGGCGCAACTAGCGACGTATCTGCACGCGCGTCGCTAAGCGAGAAGTTCCCTACCGGCGGTTTGGCGCGATTCTCCATCCATGCGGGATGGCACGAGCTACATGGCGACAGCGCAACTCTTACCGACTTCATTACCCCAAGATCGGTAATCCACAGAGGGTGA
- the purN gene encoding phosphoribosylglycinamide formyltransferase codes for MRPMKKRVVILISGRGSNMSALIEAAGDPGFPAQIVGVISNRSDAKGLAAAASLGIETKAITRADHTDKAAQDAALDAELKRLKADIVCLAGYMRLLTPSFTEKWAGRMINIHPSLLPLYKGLDTHQRAIDAGMRVHGCTVHFVTAEMDDGPIIAQAAVPILPSDDADTLANRVLGVEHQLYSLALRLVAEGKATMKDGRAVLSGVSAEGSLLSPGSASEAVDIESLARMTP; via the coding sequence TTGAGACCCATGAAAAAACGCGTCGTCATCCTGATTTCCGGTCGAGGCTCCAACATGAGCGCGCTGATCGAGGCTGCCGGCGACCCCGGGTTTCCGGCACAGATCGTCGGCGTGATCTCCAATCGCTCGGATGCGAAGGGGCTTGCGGCCGCAGCATCGCTCGGCATCGAGACCAAGGCGATCACGCGGGCCGACCACACGGACAAGGCCGCGCAGGACGCCGCACTTGACGCGGAACTCAAACGGCTGAAGGCCGATATCGTCTGTCTCGCCGGATACATGCGCCTGCTGACGCCATCCTTCACCGAAAAATGGGCTGGCAGGATGATCAACATCCATCCATCCCTGCTGCCACTCTACAAGGGGCTCGATACGCATCAACGCGCCATCGATGCCGGCATGCGGGTTCATGGCTGCACAGTGCATTTCGTCACCGCCGAGATGGATGACGGACCGATCATCGCACAGGCGGCCGTGCCGATCCTCCCATCCGACGATGCGGATACGCTCGCCAACCGCGTGCTCGGCGTCGAGCACCAGCTCTATTCGCTGGCGCTGCGTCTCGTTGCCGAGGGGAAGGCGACGATGAAGGACGGCCGCGCGGTGCTTTCGGGCGTCAGTGCAGAAGGCAGCCTTTTGTCGCCCGGTTCCGCGAGCGAAGCGGTCGATATAGAAAGCCTGGCACGGATGACGCCCTGA